In the genome of Blastopirellula marina, one region contains:
- a CDS encoding FG-GAP repeat domain-containing protein yields the protein MRSLFSLAILVATAQTLLAAPPENFTVKVLGVDANEGCDIADFDGDGKLDVVAGRNWYRNGDWLPRPVRLIEDANGYVHSNGDFARDVNGDGRVDVIAGDFFQGQVNWYENPGEPALSQGILWKQHTLIDTKLGTNEATIMFDLDGDGKDEWITNQWNPKNPLLACRMAKNDQGEPSLVSFKIGSQNGHGIAVGDINNDGRTDLLVGQGWYEGPADGPFSGEWAFHQDWNEQLPCPMLVTDVNGDGKNDVIASQAHGFGLYAWISKGPDADGKLTFEKKMIDETFSQAHCLHLADLDGDGKDDLITGKRVRAHNGNDPGGKEPPIVAYYTFDDKANFTKHIVNRDQVGIGLQIRTADIDGDGDIDIVVAGKDGTQVLFNPMKD from the coding sequence ATGCGATCTCTTTTCAGTCTCGCAATCCTGGTAGCCACCGCGCAAACGCTTTTGGCTGCTCCCCCTGAAAACTTCACCGTGAAAGTCCTGGGTGTCGACGCCAACGAAGGATGCGATATTGCTGACTTCGATGGCGACGGCAAACTGGATGTCGTAGCTGGCCGCAACTGGTACCGCAACGGTGACTGGCTGCCACGACCTGTTCGTTTGATCGAAGATGCCAACGGGTATGTTCACTCAAATGGAGATTTTGCTCGTGATGTGAATGGCGATGGCCGCGTCGACGTAATCGCCGGTGACTTCTTTCAGGGTCAAGTTAATTGGTACGAGAACCCAGGCGAGCCAGCACTATCGCAGGGCATCCTCTGGAAACAACATACGCTGATCGATACCAAACTGGGCACGAACGAAGCGACCATCATGTTCGACCTCGATGGCGACGGTAAGGACGAGTGGATCACCAACCAGTGGAATCCGAAGAACCCACTGCTTGCTTGTCGGATGGCCAAGAACGATCAGGGGGAACCCTCCTTGGTATCCTTCAAGATTGGTAGCCAGAACGGCCATGGGATTGCTGTCGGCGATATCAACAACGACGGGCGAACCGACCTGCTTGTCGGTCAGGGTTGGTACGAAGGTCCTGCTGATGGGCCATTCAGCGGTGAATGGGCCTTCCATCAAGATTGGAATGAACAACTACCCTGCCCCATGTTAGTGACCGATGTCAACGGCGACGGCAAGAACGATGTAATCGCGAGTCAGGCACATGGCTTCGGACTCTATGCCTGGATCAGCAAGGGGCCGGATGCCGATGGTAAGCTGACCTTCGAGAAGAAGATGATCGACGAGACCTTCAGCCAGGCCCACTGCCTTCATCTGGCGGATCTAGACGGTGACGGCAAGGATGACTTGATCACCGGCAAACGGGTGCGTGCACACAACGGCAACGACCCAGGCGGCAAGGAACCGCCGATCGTCGCCTACTATACCTTCGATGATAAAGCGAACTTCACGAAGCACATCGTCAACCGCGATCAAGTCGGTATCGGACTGCAGATTCGAACTGCCGACATCGACGGAGACGGGGACATCGACATTGTCGTGGCCGGGAAAGACGGCACACAGGTCTTGTTCAATCCAATGAAGGATTAA
- a CDS encoding sensor histidine kinase codes for MRWPLIYQVTLPLAFWTLLTVFALSMFNLWYAQVETGEEVEARLAAITKQVAEVRFPLSLPVLQQIQGLTGTELIVTDDQGILIRGTTPVTSAELPELLREPGVGSVDLSQVIEFDGENYFHSATQSRFSGSDMVTVHLLYPKANYDRRVAQSFWPLMLLGLLAVAPMLVVASILAARITRPITRLQKQVGQIAEGVFIELPPGKTNDELNDLAHAINRMSHQLESYEVKVRTMERAQVLGQIGAGFSHQIRNAMTGGQMAIGLHRLDCNIPDCESLQVAERQMKMVEHMVQSMLRLGRKQDIERAAINVWQLIETTVAMVRPQASHHSLPIQEKITLAPEASLSGDFVLLQTCLMNLLLNGIEATLAAQAAGSEERKNGTEIGELAIEAAPHPDGKSITIRVCDEGMGPPASVADQLFEPLVTTKKEGTGLGLPVVREIVELHGGTIKWYRVDDKTCFQITLPRSESK; via the coding sequence ATGCGCTGGCCATTGATCTATCAAGTAACCTTGCCACTGGCGTTTTGGACGCTCCTAACCGTCTTTGCGCTATCGATGTTCAATCTGTGGTATGCCCAAGTCGAAACCGGGGAGGAAGTCGAGGCTCGTCTGGCGGCCATTACCAAGCAAGTCGCCGAGGTTCGTTTTCCGTTATCGTTGCCGGTGCTCCAGCAAATTCAAGGGCTAACCGGCACGGAGTTAATCGTCACCGATGATCAGGGAATTTTGATTCGGGGGACAACGCCGGTTACTTCCGCAGAACTTCCTGAATTGTTGCGAGAGCCTGGTGTGGGAAGTGTTGATCTCTCGCAGGTTATCGAATTTGATGGCGAGAATTATTTTCACAGTGCCACTCAATCGCGATTCTCTGGATCGGACATGGTTACGGTCCACTTGTTGTATCCAAAAGCTAACTACGATCGTCGCGTGGCCCAGTCGTTCTGGCCGTTGATGTTGTTGGGACTGCTGGCCGTAGCGCCAATGTTGGTGGTGGCATCGATCTTAGCAGCGCGAATTACACGGCCGATTACTCGGCTGCAGAAGCAGGTTGGTCAAATCGCCGAGGGAGTTTTCATAGAGCTTCCACCTGGTAAGACGAACGATGAGTTGAACGACTTGGCTCATGCGATTAATCGCATGTCACATCAATTGGAGTCGTACGAAGTCAAGGTCCGCACGATGGAGCGAGCTCAAGTTCTTGGCCAAATTGGCGCAGGCTTCTCGCATCAAATTCGAAACGCCATGACGGGTGGTCAAATGGCGATTGGCTTACATCGGTTGGATTGCAACATCCCGGATTGCGAAAGTCTGCAAGTTGCTGAGCGGCAGATGAAAATGGTCGAGCACATGGTGCAATCGATGTTGCGGCTGGGGCGAAAACAGGACATTGAACGCGCCGCCATAAACGTTTGGCAATTGATTGAAACTACCGTAGCGATGGTTAGACCGCAGGCTAGTCATCACTCGCTTCCTATTCAGGAAAAAATCACGCTCGCACCAGAAGCGAGCCTTTCAGGCGATTTTGTGCTACTACAAACCTGTTTGATGAATCTGCTGTTAAACGGCATCGAAGCGACTCTCGCTGCCCAGGCTGCGGGCTCGGAGGAAAGGAAAAACGGTACCGAAATCGGTGAATTGGCGATCGAGGCGGCCCCGCATCCCGACGGGAAATCGATTACAATTCGGGTATGCGATGAGGGAATGGGGCCTCCGGCGTCCGTCGCGGATCAACTGTTTGAACCCTTGGTCACTACCAAAAAGGAAGGGACCGGGCTTGGGTTGCCAGTGGTTCGTGAAATTGTGGAACTGCATGGGGGGACGATCAAGTGGTACCGAGTCGATGATAAGACATGCTTTCAAATCACCCTTCCCCGTTCCGAATCTAAATAG
- a CDS encoding MoaD/ThiS family protein, with the protein MAIVFIPAPWRDLTNQQPQVEVDATTLRELIDELDRRFPGIHTRLCENDTVRPSIQISLDGTLISRNLRTSLDPQTEVHFLPALGGG; encoded by the coding sequence GTGGCGATTGTCTTCATCCCCGCTCCCTGGCGCGACTTAACGAACCAGCAACCGCAGGTCGAAGTCGACGCGACGACGTTGCGTGAATTGATAGATGAGCTTGATCGTCGCTTCCCGGGAATCCATACTCGTTTGTGTGAGAATGACACGGTGCGGCCTTCGATCCAAATCTCGCTCGACGGTACCCTCATCTCGCGTAATCTCAGAACCTCCCTAGATCCGCAAACCGAAGTTCACTTCCTTCCCGCCCTGGGAGGCGGCTAA
- a CDS encoding sigma-54-dependent transcriptional regulator has protein sequence MASIHVVDDESSICWAIEKLGTKLGHEVRVASTAEHGLELLAENHPDLMFLDVRLPGMSGLEALPKVKSIAPETPVVLITAFGDLEVAVEAVRQGTFDYLVKPFSIEDIQTVIERALAQKSSEEEVRPESVSAEMVGTSPAMQEVFKRIALASRSVAPIVIQGESGTGKELVAQAVHRYGPRHAYPFVAVNIASLAPSLIESELFGHVRGAFTHAVQEKRGLLQQANGGTLFLDEVAEIPLPTQAKLLRALEQREVIPVGGSAGEKVDFRVVCASHQDLSACVKQGTFRHDLLFRLNTFRIELPPLRERRDDIPPLVYHFLEQLEKEYGKPLRISPSAMQEMQQRPWYGNVRELRNAVEHAQILARHGLIEKEHLPEPVTKDWFYRSSNEDQSIDESLIRSIAAWTKQEASSRTTENLWARFQALAEKEMLQELLEQCDGQYLAISRILGIHRTTVKKKCEQYGLLSSEQQDE, from the coding sequence ATGGCAAGCATTCACGTAGTCGACGACGAATCAAGTATCTGTTGGGCGATCGAAAAGCTGGGCACGAAACTCGGTCATGAGGTCCGCGTTGCTTCAACCGCGGAGCATGGGCTCGAGCTTCTCGCGGAGAATCATCCCGACTTAATGTTTCTCGATGTTCGCCTGCCAGGTATGTCTGGACTCGAGGCGTTGCCGAAGGTGAAAAGTATTGCCCCTGAGACACCAGTGGTACTGATTACTGCGTTTGGCGATTTGGAAGTGGCCGTTGAGGCTGTACGTCAGGGAACCTTTGATTATCTCGTTAAGCCATTTTCGATTGAAGACATTCAAACGGTGATCGAACGGGCGCTCGCTCAAAAGTCGAGCGAAGAGGAAGTCCGTCCAGAATCGGTTTCTGCGGAAATGGTCGGTACTTCTCCTGCCATGCAGGAAGTATTCAAACGCATCGCATTGGCCTCTCGTAGCGTTGCGCCGATTGTCATCCAAGGGGAAAGCGGTACCGGTAAAGAACTGGTCGCCCAGGCTGTTCATCGTTATGGCCCGCGTCATGCGTATCCGTTTGTTGCGGTAAATATCGCATCGTTGGCGCCCTCGCTCATTGAGAGCGAATTGTTTGGCCACGTCCGCGGCGCATTCACGCATGCCGTTCAAGAGAAACGCGGCCTATTACAACAGGCCAACGGTGGCACTTTGTTCTTGGATGAGGTCGCAGAGATTCCCTTACCAACCCAGGCCAAGCTACTGAGGGCTTTAGAGCAACGCGAAGTGATTCCTGTGGGTGGTTCTGCGGGAGAAAAAGTTGATTTTCGGGTCGTATGTGCTTCGCACCAAGATTTGTCGGCATGTGTAAAGCAAGGAACGTTCCGCCATGACTTGTTATTTCGCCTAAATACGTTTCGCATCGAGCTTCCGCCACTTCGTGAACGACGCGACGATATTCCTCCGCTGGTGTATCACTTTTTAGAACAGCTCGAAAAGGAATATGGCAAACCTTTGAGAATTTCCCCCTCGGCCATGCAAGAAATGCAGCAGCGGCCATGGTACGGCAATGTTCGGGAATTACGAAATGCCGTCGAACATGCGCAAATTTTGGCTCGCCACGGGCTAATCGAGAAAGAGCATCTACCGGAACCCGTGACCAAAGATTGGTTTTATCGATCGTCGAACGAAGATCAATCGATCGACGAAAGCTTGATTCGCTCGATTGCGGCTTGGACGAAACAAGAGGCATCAAGCCGCACAACCGAGAACTTGTGGGCTAGATTTCAGGCATTGGCAGAAAAAGAGATGCTGCAAGAGCTGCTTGAGCAATGCGACGGGCAGTATTTGGCGATCTCGCGAATCTTGGGAATTCACCGAACTACGGTAAAAAAGAAGTGCGAACAGTACGGCCTGCTTTCCTCAGAGCAACAGGACGAGTAG
- a CDS encoding UbiD family decarboxylase — protein sequence MGYRNLRACVDDLRRNGHLIVWEDEVDAHLEMAEIQRRVYANGGPAILFTGVKDCRFPMLGNLFGSLERARFIFRDTLETVRRLIELKIDPNQLLKAPFRYTSAPFGALRMLPKRVSNGPIFANEANLTDLPKLVSWPDDGGPYVTLPQVYTEHPSQGGLSNSNLGMYRVQLAGNDFNPLSEVGLHYQIHRGIGVHHAAAIARGEPLKVNIFVGGNPAMTLAAVMPLPEGLSELGFAGALAGHRIAMATSKTSLPVYAEADFCISGTIQAGEEKPEGPFGDHLGYYSLKHLFPTMRVEKVFHRDGAIWPFTVVGRPPQEDTTFGQLIHEITGPVIPTVLPGIKEVHAVDAAGVHPLLLAIGSERYVPYEERRRPKELMTQASAILGQGQMSLAKYLWIAAEQDDPQLDLHEIGPFLSHMLRRVDWRRDIHFLTETTIDTLDYSSGEFNHGSKAIVAAVGAPIRELPTEIPSDLKLPSGFHFPRVAQPGVLVVGGPKYSSAHRENEPEIERFVASFGTSDVINAFPLVIVVDDSSFTAETLNNLLWVTFTRSNPAADVHGIGSFIRQKHWGCEGSLVIDARLKPWNAPPLIEKLTVTAKVDALAARGGPLAKYL from the coding sequence ATGGGGTATCGTAACCTGCGAGCGTGCGTCGACGATTTACGACGCAACGGTCACCTGATCGTTTGGGAAGACGAGGTCGACGCACACCTCGAAATGGCTGAGATTCAGCGGCGTGTTTACGCAAACGGTGGTCCGGCAATTCTATTCACCGGTGTTAAAGACTGTCGTTTCCCCATGTTGGGGAATCTGTTCGGTTCGTTGGAACGTGCTCGTTTCATCTTTCGCGATACCCTGGAAACCGTTCGGCGATTGATCGAACTGAAGATCGATCCGAATCAACTCTTGAAGGCGCCGTTTCGATATACTTCGGCACCCTTCGGTGCGCTGCGAATGTTGCCCAAGCGAGTAAGCAATGGTCCCATCTTCGCGAACGAAGCCAATCTGACCGACTTACCGAAGTTGGTCTCCTGGCCGGACGATGGGGGGCCATACGTCACCTTGCCCCAGGTCTATACCGAGCATCCCAGTCAAGGTGGACTCTCGAATTCCAATTTGGGGATGTATCGTGTTCAACTGGCCGGTAATGACTTCAACCCACTTAGCGAAGTAGGGCTGCATTATCAGATTCACCGTGGCATCGGGGTTCATCATGCCGCAGCAATCGCCAGAGGCGAGCCTCTCAAAGTAAATATCTTCGTCGGTGGAAACCCGGCGATGACATTGGCCGCTGTGATGCCACTTCCGGAAGGTCTATCCGAACTTGGTTTCGCCGGGGCTTTAGCTGGACACCGGATTGCGATGGCGACAAGCAAGACTTCTCTTCCCGTGTACGCGGAAGCTGATTTTTGTATCAGTGGCACCATCCAAGCTGGTGAAGAAAAGCCCGAGGGTCCATTCGGAGACCACCTAGGGTATTACAGCCTGAAACACTTATTCCCAACCATGCGAGTGGAAAAAGTTTTTCATCGCGACGGAGCGATCTGGCCTTTCACCGTGGTTGGTCGGCCGCCACAAGAGGATACGACCTTTGGGCAACTGATTCATGAAATCACCGGCCCGGTGATTCCCACCGTCCTTCCTGGTATCAAGGAAGTGCACGCGGTTGATGCGGCCGGGGTGCATCCGCTCTTGTTAGCGATAGGCAGCGAACGCTACGTTCCGTATGAAGAACGTCGTCGGCCTAAAGAATTGATGACACAAGCTTCGGCGATCCTAGGCCAAGGCCAGATGTCCTTAGCCAAGTATCTATGGATCGCTGCGGAACAAGATGATCCGCAACTCGATCTCCATGAAATTGGACCATTCCTCTCGCACATGCTGCGACGCGTAGACTGGCGTCGAGACATTCATTTTCTAACCGAAACGACGATCGATACGTTGGACTACTCCAGTGGTGAGTTCAATCACGGCTCGAAAGCGATCGTTGCTGCGGTCGGAGCGCCGATCCGTGAGTTGCCTACCGAGATTCCGAGCGATTTGAAATTGCCTAGCGGATTTCATTTCCCCAGGGTTGCTCAGCCAGGCGTACTTGTTGTAGGCGGGCCAAAATATAGCTCGGCTCATCGAGAGAACGAGCCGGAAATCGAACGATTTGTCGCTTCGTTTGGAACAAGCGACGTGATCAATGCCTTTCCGTTAGTGATTGTTGTCGACGATAGCTCATTCACAGCGGAGACGCTCAATAATCTATTGTGGGTTACTTTTACTCGCAGTAATCCTGCTGCCGATGTCCATGGTATAGGCAGCTTTATCCGGCAAAAGCATTGGGGCTGCGAAGGATCATTGGTGATCGATGCTCGATTGAAACCCTGGAATGCTCCGCCACTGATCGAAAAACTCACGGTCACGGCTAAGGTCGATGCCTTGGCCGCTCGCGGTGGCCCGCTTGCCAAGTATCTTTAA
- a CDS encoding peptidylprolyl isomerase — protein MKVAKNTVVSIAYTLKDADGNVLDTADADAPLAYLHGFGNLIAGMEKALDDRDLGESFEVVIPPEEAYGNFDDDLVWELDKDQFGELGDVEIGTQFVLETEDDQVLVTVAEIKDDVVIVDGNHELADETLYFEISVVDVREATPEEIEHGHAHGPGAHEHDHD, from the coding sequence ATGAAAGTCGCCAAAAACACCGTCGTCTCGATTGCTTACACCTTGAAAGATGCTGACGGTAACGTGTTGGATACGGCCGATGCAGATGCGCCCCTGGCGTATTTACATGGCTTTGGCAATCTAATCGCTGGAATGGAAAAGGCTCTCGACGATCGCGATCTGGGCGAATCGTTTGAAGTGGTGATTCCCCCGGAAGAAGCCTACGGTAACTTCGACGACGATTTGGTTTGGGAGCTCGATAAGGACCAGTTCGGTGAACTGGGGGACGTCGAGATCGGAACCCAATTTGTTCTGGAAACCGAAGACGATCAAGTCCTGGTCACCGTCGCCGAAATCAAGGACGACGTGGTGATTGTCGATGGCAATCACGAATTGGCCGACGAGACACTCTATTTCGAGATCTCGGTAGTTGATGTCCGCGAGGCGACGCCAGAAGAAATCGAGCATGGTCATGCTCACGGTCCTGGTGCTCACGAACACGACCACGACTAA